A region of Anticarsia gemmatalis isolate Benzon Research Colony breed Stoneville strain chromosome 10, ilAntGemm2 primary, whole genome shotgun sequence DNA encodes the following proteins:
- the LOC142975936 gene encoding ashwin-like has protein sequence MMSVPFEMLLHPELLTNEQLIFIIQERYLRIPNIGGMKRDELLDVFHNYCVPYGQRKYRDSGRGRILNKARPVSPEPAKKLHTASEQFRKNTNPNCERLKPPPDMYSGLTKRVKIETTVTPVKIENCFSHIKRKMALDTTTPATDSPPPKKERKPITWP, from the exons ATGATGTCTGTGCCATTCGAAATGTTACTACACCCGGAACTTTTAACTAACGAACAgctaatatttataattcaagAG CGGTATTTGCGTATTCCGAACATAGGTGGGATGAAGAGAGACGAGTTATTAGATGTATTTCATAACTATTGCGTGCCGTACGGGCAACGTAAATACAGAGATTCGGGTAGAGGTCGAATACTAAACAAAGCGCGGCCTGTGAGTCCAGAACCGGCGAAGAAACTACACACTGCCAGTGAACAATTCAGGAAGAATACGAACCCGAATTGTGAACGTTTAAAGCCGCCGCCAGATATGTACTCGGGGCTTACGAAACGAGTCAAGATAGAAACCACAGTGACACCTGTAAAAATCGAAAATTGCTTCAGTCATATTAAGAGGAAGATGGCATTAGATACT acCACACCAGCTACAGACAGTCCACCACCGAAGAAAGAACGGAAACCAATAACATGGCCTTAA